A window of the Moorena sp. SIOASIH genome harbors these coding sequences:
- a CDS encoding cyclic nucleotide-binding domain-containing protein → MPLDKLVPKFLKKSLFQLGEVPVSLLTILQLIFLFLIAKFIIQDFKKILNYKLLNKLVNDPNKREFLSKIISYTILIVLVYIIYFIGGLDLIKSIIFKVGNTEVSIKLLIQIVLSLMIVIFLASTLKNFLKQELLPQMGIDEANQAVIATIISYAFGILGIVIVLNNNFELGSLAVIAGGLGVGIGFGLQDITKNFISGVTLLLERTIRVGDFIEFDGLSGYVKEVSMRSTIIRTREGGDVVVPNSHLVENRMLNWTFDSYKARIHIPVGVAYDSDPVLVTEVLLKSAYLEPSVLSEPTPRVLFKGFGDSSLNFELRVWVNRIDQEPFIRSSLNFIIEYNLRQQGLSIPFPQRDFWLRNPEALMGREIHSQNIETIEENIEQSNQQPFKVKTPRPLALRDLLRQVDYFKNFTELELRQLIEIGYRKRLRSSEILFHEGDPGDAFYIILAGSVEVFVERINKTLNSLQAGQFFGELSLMLGVPRTASVRALEESLLFVISNKGFKQLLQDYPDLSEIIVQELGKHQEELAERQKQMRKMGLLDAAEDDRNLLVWVRKRLKRLFGL, encoded by the coding sequence ATGCCTCTTGATAAATTAGTTCCAAAATTCTTAAAAAAATCCCTCTTCCAACTGGGAGAAGTGCCTGTATCTCTTCTCACCATCCTTCAATTAATCTTTTTATTTTTAATTGCTAAATTTATAATTCAAGATTTCAAAAAAATCCTGAATTATAAACTGCTTAATAAGCTAGTAAATGATCCAAATAAAAGAGAATTTTTATCGAAAATAATTAGTTATACAATTTTAATTGTATTGGTATATATTATATATTTTATCGGGGGTTTAGATCTAATTAAATCAATCATTTTTAAAGTAGGTAATACTGAAGTATCTATTAAATTATTAATCCAAATAGTACTGTCTTTAATGATAGTAATTTTTTTGGCTAGTACCCTCAAAAACTTTCTAAAACAAGAGCTACTTCCCCAAATGGGGATTGACGAAGCTAATCAAGCAGTCATTGCTACAATCATCAGCTACGCATTTGGGATATTAGGCATTGTAATTGTTCTGAATAATAACTTTGAATTGGGGTCATTAGCCGTTATTGCTGGTGGCTTAGGGGTTGGAATTGGTTTTGGACTACAGGATATAACTAAAAACTTTATCAGTGGTGTGACATTACTATTAGAACGAACAATAAGAGTTGGTGATTTCATTGAATTTGATGGCTTATCCGGATATGTTAAAGAAGTCTCCATGCGGTCTACAATCATCCGCACAAGGGAGGGGGGAGATGTAGTAGTTCCTAACTCTCATTTGGTGGAAAACCGAATGCTTAACTGGACTTTTGACAGCTATAAAGCTCGTATACACATACCTGTAGGAGTCGCTTACGATAGTGATCCAGTATTAGTGACAGAAGTCCTGTTAAAATCTGCTTATTTAGAACCATCTGTCTTATCTGAGCCGACACCAAGAGTTCTTTTTAAAGGGTTTGGTGATAGTTCTTTAAACTTTGAACTTCGGGTATGGGTCAATCGAATTGATCAAGAACCTTTTATAAGAAGTTCTTTGAATTTTATTATTGAATATAATTTACGTCAGCAGGGACTGTCAATTCCTTTCCCTCAAAGGGATTTTTGGCTGCGCAACCCTGAAGCCCTGATGGGGAGAGAGATTCACAGTCAAAATATTGAAACTATTGAAGAAAATATTGAACAATCAAATCAGCAGCCGTTCAAAGTTAAAACACCTAGACCTTTAGCTTTACGTGACTTACTGCGGCAGGTCGATTATTTTAAAAATTTTACTGAATTAGAACTAAGACAATTAATTGAAATTGGATACCGAAAGCGCTTACGTTCCTCAGAGATTTTATTTCATGAAGGCGACCCTGGAGATGCGTTTTATATTATCCTAGCTGGTTCTGTCGAAGTCTTTGTAGAGAGGATTAACAAAACTCTTAATAGTCTTCAGGCAGGTCAATTTTTTGGGGAACTTTCGTTAATGTTAGGCGTACCAAGAACAGCATCAGTTAGAGCGTTAGAAGAGTCACTATTATTTGTAATTAGCAATAAAGGTTTTAAACAACTATTGCAGGACTATCCAGATCTATCTGAGATCATTGTCCAGGAATTAGGCAAGCATCAGGAAGAATTAGCTGAGCGACAAAAACAGATGCGGAAAATGGGGTTGTTGGATGCAGCAGAAGATGACAGAAATCTTTTAGTTTGGGTTCGCAAGCGACTCAAGAGGCTA
- a CDS encoding Crp/Fnr family transcriptional regulator, which produces MLLGWALPDTSFRIGLAALDTYQAQALSEVHLKWFSMIELEASPHLSHTLFNQLGHRIQQTEALLAIAGLRRVEDRLQQLLFLLKQEMGEPVPEGTRLSVRMTHQNLANAIGTSRVTVTKTLGELHNRGVITFDRDRHIIVKHGIICNNL; this is translated from the coding sequence GTGCTACTAGGTTGGGCATTGCCCGATACCTCCTTCCGGATTGGGTTGGCTGCTCTAGACACCTATCAGGCTCAAGCTTTATCCGAAGTGCATCTTAAATGGTTTTCGATGATTGAATTGGAGGCGTCCCCTCATCTATCTCACACCCTATTCAATCAGCTAGGTCACAGGATACAACAGACAGAAGCACTTTTAGCGATCGCTGGACTGCGCCGAGTTGAAGACCGCTTGCAGCAGTTATTATTCTTGTTGAAACAGGAAATGGGGGAACCAGTTCCCGAAGGCACTCGCTTGAGTGTGCGCATGACCCATCAGAATCTAGCTAATGCCATCGGCACCTCTCGGGTCACAGTGACTAAAACTCTAGGAGAACTCCATAACCGTGGTGTGATTACATTTGACAGAGACCGTCACATCATTGTCAAACATGGTATAATATGTAATAATCTCTGA
- a CDS encoding sterol desaturase family protein produces MTKISADEEELDVFIIKILLVALVQLLLGDFLSTFVYHVPEHIFGKFHAIVHHSKNRSFIHYAVLTKNPLVILDGFAGAFPYLMFVRCFWQISPLGTILGLVLGELHVIWRHVSVMEWKTPQTLERLCNFLCITTPEKHWLHHQDATVAYGDIFTFYDRPAQAWYRFLMSVKKKYKLSREKSS; encoded by the coding sequence TTGACTAAGATCAGCGCAGACGAAGAGGAGTTAGATGTGTTCATCATTAAGATTTTATTGGTTGCTTTAGTGCAGCTACTACTTGGGGATTTCCTTTCTACTTTTGTGTACCATGTCCCTGAGCACATTTTTGGTAAATTCCATGCCATAGTACACCATAGTAAGAATCGTAGCTTTATTCACTATGCTGTATTAACTAAGAACCCCCTGGTAATCCTTGATGGTTTCGCAGGTGCCTTTCCTTACTTGATGTTTGTGCGTTGCTTCTGGCAGATTTCTCCTCTAGGAACTATCTTGGGACTAGTGTTGGGTGAGCTTCATGTTATCTGGAGGCATGTTTCTGTGATGGAGTGGAAAACTCCCCAGACCCTAGAGCGCCTTTGCAACTTCTTGTGCATTACTACTCCAGAAAAGCATTGGCTTCATCATCAGGATGCCACAGTTGCTTATGGGGATATCTTCACATTTTACGACCGACCAGCACAAGCCTGGTATAGGTTTTTGATGTCAGTTAAGAAGAAATATAAGCTAAGTAGGGAGAAATCAAGTTAG
- a CDS encoding FHA domain-containing protein gives MRTKSLKDVTPAITLTLLHPLQSVPVQSWPFETESVIRIGRSTDNHVILYSAVVSRHHVELRRNPNGWEIISLGANGTYMDGKRITQMPVIDGMIIRLASSGPKIQIHINGEMPSARLKTILDKRASERKRNINSLNNTLINAESTQSDQTESTEMED, from the coding sequence GTGAGGACAAAATCCTTGAAAGATGTGACACCGGCGATTACCCTAACCCTACTGCATCCTCTCCAGTCTGTGCCTGTTCAAAGTTGGCCCTTTGAAACAGAATCAGTGATTCGGATTGGCCGGTCAACCGATAATCATGTTATTCTCTATAGCGCTGTAGTTTCCCGTCACCATGTAGAACTACGGCGGAATCCTAATGGTTGGGAAATTATCAGTTTAGGTGCCAATGGCACCTACATGGATGGGAAGCGGATTACCCAAATGCCGGTTATCGATGGGATGATTATTCGTCTAGCTAGTTCGGGTCCGAAAATTCAGATTCATATTAATGGAGAAATGCCTTCAGCAAGGTTGAAGACAATTTTGGATAAGCGTGCCTCTGAACGAAAGCGGAACATAAATTCATTGAATAATACGTTGATAAATGCCGAAAGCACCCAATCCGATCAAACTGAGTCAACTGAAATGGAAGATTGA
- a CDS encoding FHA domain-containing protein produces the protein MIVCPNCNHQNPEGATQCEACYTPLPSTTSCPNCGATVQTDASFCGQCGFHLNVGANMEKGEKSGSNSTPEIPDLVSPDPLVEPIPMAMNTQVPDPASNPISSDDAESTTPMPATVVNPALNSEAFQPQNPDLETLPLPLPTVGNLGFSQEESRQNSPSPSIPEADLENPPPHPVPDRGSAQTQLQVISAQLLHMQTNTTIELPQHISVIHLGKPNDKIPPDIDVSGFPDSDIVSRIHADIRVEGDTYYIEDVGSSNGTYVNHTSLAPGNRHRLRTGDRISLGKGDKVTFLFQSS, from the coding sequence ATGATTGTTTGCCCTAACTGCAATCACCAAAATCCGGAAGGGGCTACCCAATGTGAAGCCTGCTACACTCCCTTACCTTCAACTACCAGCTGTCCTAACTGTGGTGCAACAGTTCAGACTGACGCGAGCTTCTGTGGTCAGTGTGGATTTCACTTGAATGTGGGTGCCAATATGGAGAAAGGGGAGAAATCAGGGTCAAACTCTACCCCAGAGATACCCGACTTGGTATCCCCAGACCCACTTGTTGAACCTATACCCATGGCTATGAATACTCAAGTCCCGGATCCAGCATCCAATCCTATCAGTTCTGATGATGCTGAATCTACCACCCCTATGCCAGCTACGGTCGTTAATCCAGCCCTCAACTCAGAAGCATTTCAACCGCAGAATCCTGACTTAGAAACCCTGCCATTGCCCCTGCCTACCGTTGGTAATTTAGGGTTTTCTCAGGAAGAATCTCGCCAAAACTCACCCTCACCGTCAATACCAGAAGCTGACTTAGAGAACCCGCCACCGCACCCTGTACCGGATAGAGGTAGTGCCCAAACTCAGTTGCAGGTAATCTCAGCTCAACTGCTGCATATGCAAACCAATACAACAATTGAGTTACCACAGCATATATCGGTGATTCATCTGGGTAAGCCCAATGATAAAATTCCCCCAGATATTGATGTCTCTGGTTTTCCTGACTCAGACATTGTCTCTCGCATTCACGCCGATATCAGAGTTGAGGGGGATACCTACTATATAGAAGATGTAGGCAGCTCCAATGGCACTTATGTCAACCACACGTCTCTAGCACCAGGCAATCGGCATCGGCTAAGAACAGGCGATCGCATTAGCTTGGGGAAAGGTGATAAAGTGACATTTTTGTTCCAAAGTTCTTGA
- the pgl gene encoding 6-phosphogluconolactonase, with amino-acid sequence MNKVVEVVPDKEALIRRAVDVVLTKIEGAIQANGRCTIALAGGSTPKPLYEAIATFDLAWNNIHVFWGDERYVSPDHPDSNQRMARLAWLDKVDIPDANIHPVPTDGSSPAADADKHQAQLYEFFDIPVGEFPDFDLILLGIGDDGHTASLFPHTEALQVKDRLVTVGKKDGQPRITFTSSLINHANCVMFLVAGAGKRAALAQIFAPEADPQTYPARLIQPQGELWWLLDESAGEDLKH; translated from the coding sequence ATGAACAAAGTGGTTGAAGTTGTACCGGATAAAGAAGCTTTGATTAGGCGAGCTGTTGATGTTGTCCTCACTAAAATCGAAGGAGCAATCCAGGCTAACGGTCGGTGTACGATTGCCCTTGCTGGCGGTAGCACCCCCAAGCCTTTATATGAAGCGATCGCTACCTTTGACCTTGCCTGGAATAACATTCATGTGTTTTGGGGTGATGAACGCTATGTAAGTCCCGACCACCCGGATAGTAATCAAAGGATGGCTCGTCTTGCCTGGTTAGACAAAGTCGATATACCAGACGCTAACATTCACCCCGTGCCCACCGACGGCTCTAGCCCTGCTGCTGATGCGGATAAACATCAAGCTCAACTGTATGAGTTTTTTGACATACCAGTAGGAGAGTTTCCTGACTTTGATTTAATTTTGTTAGGCATTGGTGATGATGGCCATACTGCCTCCCTATTTCCTCATACAGAGGCTCTGCAAGTAAAAGACCGACTCGTTACAGTTGGCAAAAAAGATGGTCAACCACGAATCACCTTTACCTCCAGCTTGATTAACCATGCCAACTGCGTTATGTTTCTGGTTGCTGGTGCTGGGAAAAGAGCAGCCTTAGCTCAAATATTTGCCCCCGAAGCTGATCCACAAACCTATCCAGCTCGGTTGATCCAGCCCCAAGGAGAACTTTGGTGGCTTCTAGATGAATCAGCAGGTGAAGATTTGAAACATTGA
- a CDS encoding HpsJ family protein, with product MNTNSVYSSFTALTLKVVGLIMIVSSLLDYIILAIPPQGASLLKPEWQLNFATQVVDRGIIPMVGIGFLFAGYWIAQSAATASTEPKSSVQDLRFWVLCLSSFLGLVFLLMVPLHLNNLRLQSSQALEQINQRAKTAEVQLENRTQQVTELLKSPQGIAQVEKRLADLDAAIKSGRIPAQQLDQAKAQANRVRQQLQAIKENPDLLNQEVEQNINQIRSQKLQLEKRATTEAFKLGIKTGLSSLLLAIGYIAIGWTGLRGLGSTPVTRRGQA from the coding sequence ATGAATACTAATTCTGTTTATTCCTCGTTTACTGCTCTGACTCTTAAGGTTGTCGGGCTGATAATGATCGTTTCCTCTCTTTTGGATTACATCATTTTGGCAATTCCCCCACAGGGAGCTAGCCTGTTAAAGCCAGAGTGGCAGTTGAACTTTGCTACCCAAGTTGTTGACCGAGGCATTATCCCTATGGTCGGCATTGGGTTTTTATTTGCTGGATATTGGATTGCTCAAAGTGCTGCTACTGCTAGCACAGAGCCAAAATCTTCGGTTCAAGATCTCCGATTTTGGGTGCTGTGTCTGTCTAGTTTTCTAGGGTTGGTCTTTCTGCTAATGGTACCCCTACATCTCAATAACCTTCGTTTGCAAAGTTCTCAGGCTCTAGAACAAATTAACCAAAGAGCCAAGACCGCCGAAGTTCAACTGGAAAACCGCACTCAGCAAGTCACTGAACTTCTCAAAAGTCCTCAGGGTATAGCCCAGGTAGAAAAGAGACTCGCCGATTTAGACGCAGCCATTAAAAGTGGTAGGATTCCAGCACAACAGCTTGATCAAGCCAAAGCTCAGGCTAACAGAGTTAGACAACAATTGCAGGCAATTAAGGAAAACCCTGATCTGCTCAATCAAGAAGTAGAGCAGAATATTAACCAAATTCGTAGTCAGAAACTTCAACTAGAGAAACGAGCCACCACTGAAGCTTTCAAACTGGGCATTAAAACTGGTCTGAGTAGCTTACTC